From Flavobacterium lipolyticum, one genomic window encodes:
- a CDS encoding TolC family protein — protein sequence MKILYKIGITFFTGLILTSCVVGKKYSRAALNSPDKYREEIAVTGDTVLLPWKSYYKDPLLVDLIEKALVKNNEVLIAMKSMEQLDLNYKQAKLALLPTLDFDAGASRTYQSKNSLNGSLSAQFTSKDYLDDYSANLRMSWEVDIWGKAAMQKRDAKATYFAQKENLSALKTRIIVQVAQAYYNLLGLDEQLKIAQKNIELSDSTLNMMKLQYTAGSISSLAVNQSEAQKKTAELLVPLAKANIAVQENALQILCGEYPNTVARAGNLNVSEFAVEVPAGIPASLLSRRPDIKASEYAVMSAYAKTGLAKATMYPTLSLSPSIGVNSFEFDTWFNFPGSVTKSIAANLVQPIFRKKELRTAYQVALLEQEKAAIQFKRSYITAVGEVNDALSKLKYADERIMLVTEKSVSLEKATADAGLLYKSGMATYLEVIVAQNSSLQNELEVVTIKLEKLDAAINLYRALGGGVQ from the coding sequence ATGAAAATACTATATAAAATAGGAATTACTTTCTTTACCGGCTTGATTTTAACGTCATGTGTAGTAGGAAAAAAATATTCCCGAGCGGCATTAAATTCACCTGATAAATACCGTGAAGAAATTGCTGTAACGGGTGATACGGTTTTACTTCCGTGGAAAAGTTATTACAAAGATCCATTGCTGGTTGATTTAATTGAAAAAGCCCTCGTTAAAAATAACGAGGTGCTTATCGCAATGAAAAGCATGGAACAGCTGGATTTAAATTACAAACAGGCAAAATTAGCATTGCTTCCAACACTTGATTTTGATGCAGGAGCTAGCAGGACTTATCAGTCTAAAAACTCGCTGAATGGTTCCTTAAGTGCCCAATTTACAAGTAAAGATTATTTAGATGATTACAGTGCCAATCTTCGTATGTCCTGGGAGGTCGATATTTGGGGAAAAGCAGCAATGCAAAAAAGAGACGCAAAAGCCACTTATTTTGCTCAGAAAGAAAACCTTTCGGCATTAAAAACCAGAATCATTGTTCAGGTAGCGCAAGCTTATTATAACCTTTTAGGGTTAGACGAACAGCTTAAAATTGCTCAGAAAAATATTGAATTGAGCGATAGCACTTTAAACATGATGAAGTTGCAATACACCGCAGGATCAATTAGTTCTCTGGCAGTAAACCAAAGTGAAGCTCAGAAAAAAACAGCCGAATTATTGGTTCCTTTAGCAAAAGCGAATATCGCAGTTCAGGAAAATGCGTTACAGATTTTATGCGGAGAATATCCAAATACTGTAGCACGTGCAGGAAACTTAAATGTATCAGAATTTGCAGTTGAGGTTCCGGCAGGAATTCCAGCTTCGCTTTTAAGCAGAAGACCTGATATTAAAGCAAGTGAATATGCTGTAATGTCGGCTTATGCAAAAACAGGATTAGCAAAGGCTACGATGTACCCAACATTAAGTTTGAGTCCGTCGATTGGTGTAAATTCATTTGAGTTTGATACCTGGTTTAATTTTCCGGGATCAGTAACCAAATCGATTGCAGCAAATTTAGTACAGCCTATATTTAGAAAGAAAGAGTTAAGAACAGCCTATCAGGTTGCACTTTTAGAACAAGAAAAAGCAGCGATTCAATTTAAACGATCTTACATAACTGCGGTTGGTGAAGTAAATGATGCCTTGTCAAAACTAAAATATGCAGATGAGCGTATTATGCTTGTAACAGAAAAATCAGTTTCATTAGAAAAAGCAACTGCAGATGCAGGTCTTTTATACAAAAGCGGAATGGCGACTTATCTGGAGGTTATTGTAGCGCAAAATAGTTCTTTACAAAACGAACTTGAAGTTGTGACTATAAAATTAGAAAAGCTAGATGCAGCAATAAATTTATACCGCGCCTTAGGCGGAGGAGTGCAATAA
- a CDS encoding nitroreductase family protein, with product MNLIENLKWRYATKAYNNIKVTEEKVDQILEAINLSASSCGLQSYRVFVVSNPEIQKKLGADSYNGQIHSCSHLLVFAAFTDMSSTYIDNYIAMTEKQRGLDAGALSGFRNGLHSYFSTINAEQKALWAAKQAYIALGTALIAAAELKVDATPIEGFNASIIDAVLGLKEKGLHSAVILALGYRDLEKDYMATMKKVRLPINEMITKIY from the coding sequence ATGAATTTGATAGAAAATTTAAAATGGCGCTACGCCACAAAAGCTTACAATAACATTAAAGTAACAGAAGAGAAGGTCGATCAGATCTTAGAGGCTATAAATCTTTCAGCATCTTCTTGTGGTCTGCAATCTTACCGTGTCTTTGTTGTAAGCAATCCGGAAATTCAAAAGAAATTAGGTGCTGATTCGTATAATGGACAGATTCACTCTTGCTCTCATTTGTTGGTTTTTGCTGCATTCACTGACATGTCTTCGACTTACATTGACAATTACATAGCAATGACAGAAAAGCAAAGAGGTCTTGATGCTGGTGCCTTATCAGGATTTAGAAATGGATTGCATTCCTATTTTAGCACTATCAACGCAGAGCAAAAAGCACTTTGGGCTGCCAAACAGGCTTATATTGCACTAGGAACGGCACTTATTGCTGCAGCAGAATTGAAAGTGGATGCCACTCCTATCGAAGGATTTAATGCTTCTATTATCGATGCCGTTTTGGGTTTGAAAGAGAAAGGGCTGCATTCCGCAGTTATACTTGCATTAGGATACCGTGATTTGGAAAAAGACTACATGGCAACTATGAAAAAAGTTCGCTTGCCTATAAATGAAATGATAACGAAAATTTACTAA
- a CDS encoding DUF1852 domain-containing protein — protein MKANIQEDRGINEKQNIENTQNRIKNGFAFTLKSTCLDENYHPSSETRLTTNFANLARGGNRQQNLRNALNMINNRFNALAHLDNPKADRYLVELEIITVTMRIDDQNGGSNLPLIEVLKTNIFDRKTSQRIEGIAGNNFSSYVRDYDFSILLIEHNRNKPNFCIPENFGDLHGKLYKCFVGSATYKEHFKMSPIICLSVSSNKTYTRTEYQHPVLGFEYLQDQYSITDGYFSKMGLKVRFFMPLNSVAPMAFYHSGDLLADYTDLGLISSISTMETFQKIYRPEIYNANSVAGEIYQPSLKHEDYSLTRVDYDREERSQLAVEQGKYAEEHFIKPYKSLLEQWSANFTL, from the coding sequence ATGAAAGCAAACATACAAGAAGATAGGGGAATAAACGAAAAGCAGAATATTGAAAACACCCAGAATAGAATCAAGAATGGTTTTGCATTCACACTAAAGAGCACTTGTTTAGATGAAAATTATCACCCCTCAAGTGAAACGCGGTTGACAACCAATTTTGCAAACCTGGCTAGAGGAGGTAATCGCCAACAAAACTTACGTAATGCATTAAATATGATTAACAATCGATTCAATGCATTGGCTCATCTGGATAATCCAAAAGCGGATCGTTACCTTGTAGAACTTGAAATCATTACTGTAACGATGCGTATTGATGATCAGAATGGTGGTAGCAATCTGCCGTTGATTGAGGTTTTAAAAACGAATATTTTTGACCGCAAGACTAGTCAGCGTATCGAAGGTATTGCCGGGAATAATTTTTCGTCTTATGTTCGTGATTATGATTTTAGTATTTTATTGATCGAGCACAATAGAAATAAACCTAATTTTTGTATTCCTGAGAACTTTGGTGATTTGCACGGAAAACTTTATAAGTGTTTTGTGGGTTCCGCCACTTATAAAGAGCACTTTAAGATGTCACCGATTATTTGCCTAAGTGTATCGAGCAACAAAACGTATACTCGGACTGAGTATCAGCATCCGGTTCTGGGTTTTGAGTATTTGCAGGATCAGTATTCTATTACGGATGGATATTTCTCTAAAATGGGCTTGAAGGTTCGTTTTTTCATGCCTTTGAATAGTGTTGCACCAATGGCTTTTTATCATTCAGGAGATCTGCTTGCGGATTATACTGATCTTGGATTAATCAGCTCAATCAGCACCATGGAGACTTTCCAGAAGATTTATCGCCCTGAAATTTACAATGCAAATTCAGTGGCCGGGGAAATCTATCAACCTAGTCTTAAACACGAAGATTATTCACTGACTCGCGTAGATTATGACCGCGAAGAGCGCAGCCAATTGGCTGTTGAACAGGGTAAATATGCAGAAGAGCATTTCATTAAGCCTTACAAAAGTCTCCTGGAACAATGGTCTGCTAATTTTACCCTTTAA
- a CDS encoding methionine synthase has protein sequence MKKLLLPTSIVGSLPKPAWLAPPEKLWSPWKLEGDQLLEGKQDALRISFQEQQLADLDIICDGEQTRQHFVTTFIEHLSGVDFENRKTVKIRNRYDASVPVVVGEVARQKAVFVEDAKFLRKQTNKPIKWALPGPLTMVDTLYDDHYKSREKLAWEFAKALNEEARELQDAGVDIIQFDEPAFNVFFDEVNDWGMAALERAIEGLHCQTAVHICYGYGIQANTDWKKTLGSEWRQYEEIFPKIQKSKIDVVSLECHNSNVPLNLMELVRGKKVMVGAIDVATNTIETPEEVAATLRKALEFVDAENLYPSTNCGMAPLSRDVARGKLNALSAGAEIIRKELGI, from the coding sequence ATGAAGAAATTATTATTACCTACCTCTATTGTTGGAAGTTTACCAAAACCTGCCTGGCTAGCACCACCCGAAAAACTTTGGTCACCATGGAAATTAGAAGGCGATCAGCTGCTTGAAGGGAAACAAGATGCTTTACGCATTTCTTTCCAGGAGCAGCAATTGGCAGATCTGGATATCATTTGTGACGGTGAGCAGACGCGCCAGCATTTTGTAACGACTTTTATCGAGCATTTGAGCGGTGTAGATTTTGAAAACCGTAAAACCGTAAAAATCCGTAACCGTTATGACGCGAGTGTTCCAGTGGTAGTGGGTGAGGTTGCACGTCAAAAAGCAGTTTTTGTTGAAGATGCTAAATTTTTACGTAAACAGACTAATAAGCCTATAAAGTGGGCGTTGCCAGGCCCGCTGACAATGGTAGATACCTTGTACGACGACCATTATAAAAGCCGGGAAAAATTGGCGTGGGAATTTGCGAAAGCACTCAATGAAGAAGCAAGAGAACTTCAAGATGCAGGAGTAGACATTATCCAGTTTGATGAACCTGCATTTAATGTGTTCTTTGATGAAGTAAACGATTGGGGAATGGCGGCATTAGAAAGAGCCATTGAAGGTTTACACTGTCAAACTGCGGTTCATATTTGCTATGGTTATGGAATACAGGCAAATACTGATTGGAAAAAGACATTAGGTTCAGAGTGGCGACAATACGAAGAAATTTTTCCGAAAATTCAAAAATCTAAAATTGATGTGGTGTCTTTAGAATGTCACAACTCCAATGTGCCTTTAAATTTAATGGAACTTGTTCGCGGTAAAAAAGTAATGGTCGGTGCCATTGATGTAGCAACCAACACTATCGAAACACCAGAAGAAGTAGCTGCGACCCTGCGTAAAGCTCTTGAGTTTGTAGATGCCGAAAATCTTTACCCTTCTACAAACTGTGGTATGGCTCCGTTATCTAGAGATGTAGCCAGAGGTAAGTTAAATGCTTTAAGCGCAGGAGCAGAAATTATACGCAAAGAACTTGGGATTTAG
- a CDS encoding bile acid:sodium symporter family protein, with the protein MKKLLEVLKKAGFDGFLFMIATMILMAYFLPHPGMVKEPVSLEEIANAGVSLIFLFYGMRLSVEKLKAGLSNWKMHIVVQLTTFLFFPLIVLAFRPLFVNNGFELLWLGVFFLAALPSTVSSSVVMVSIAKGNIPAAIFNASISSLIGVVVTPLWVGLFIASATGDFDVTQIVIKLILQVLLPVIIGICLNSRFGAIAEKYKKQLKYFDQSVILTIIYTSFCKSFSEHLFEGFTALELAGLAAGMMALFFVVFFCVGLLSRLLGFSDEDRITVLFCGSKKSLVHGTVMSKVLFQHSTITGIVLLPLMLYHALQLIAASIIAQGMARRKEV; encoded by the coding sequence TTGAAGAAATTATTAGAAGTATTAAAAAAAGCAGGTTTCGACGGTTTCCTGTTCATGATAGCCACCATGATTCTGATGGCTTATTTTTTGCCACATCCAGGTATGGTCAAAGAACCTGTTTCGCTGGAGGAGATTGCCAATGCAGGCGTTTCCTTGATTTTCTTGTTTTATGGTATGCGACTGAGTGTTGAGAAACTAAAAGCAGGACTTTCCAATTGGAAAATGCACATTGTCGTTCAGTTGACAACTTTTTTATTTTTTCCGCTCATCGTTTTGGCATTTCGCCCGTTGTTTGTCAATAACGGCTTCGAGCTGCTTTGGCTGGGTGTATTTTTTCTGGCAGCTTTACCATCTACAGTATCCTCTTCGGTAGTCATGGTTTCCATCGCCAAGGGAAACATTCCCGCAGCCATTTTCAATGCGAGTATTTCCAGTTTGATCGGAGTAGTGGTTACGCCGCTTTGGGTTGGGCTGTTTATAGCTTCTGCGACAGGCGATTTTGATGTTACTCAAATCGTCATAAAGTTGATTCTGCAAGTCTTGCTGCCTGTTATCATCGGCATATGCCTCAATTCCCGTTTCGGCGCCATTGCCGAAAAATACAAGAAACAGCTCAAATATTTTGATCAGTCAGTTATTCTAACGATTATTTACACATCGTTTTGCAAGTCATTTTCCGAACATCTTTTTGAAGGCTTCACCGCCCTTGAACTTGCTGGACTCGCTGCAGGGATGATGGCGTTGTTTTTTGTCGTATTCTTTTGTGTTGGACTACTCAGCCGTCTGCTTGGTTTTTCAGATGAAGACCGTATTACTGTTTTATTCTGCGGGTCAAAAAAGTCATTGGTACACGGCACCGTTATGTCAAAAGTACTTTTTCAGCACAGTACCATCACCGGCATCGTATTGCTGCCGCTCATGCTTTACCATGCTTTGCAATTGATTGCCGCCAGTATCATCGCTCAGGGTATGGCTCGACGAAAAGAAGTATAA
- a CDS encoding Lrp/AsnC family transcriptional regulator → MEQIDDIDLQLLNILHDNSKYTVKELAKMVNLSPSPVFERIKRLENSGYIKKYIALLDAEKLNRGFIVFCNIKLKQHDRNIGHQFVSDIMKIEEVVECYNISGDYDFLMKVSAKDMKHYQDFVFNKLGSVESIGSTQSTFVMSEIKNMYG, encoded by the coding sequence ATGGAACAAATAGACGATATTGATCTTCAGTTATTAAATATACTACACGATAATTCTAAATACACTGTAAAAGAGCTTGCTAAAATGGTAAATCTTTCGCCATCGCCTGTTTTTGAGCGGATTAAAAGATTGGAAAACAGCGGATATATTAAAAAATATATTGCCCTGCTTGATGCAGAAAAATTAAATAGAGGTTTCATTGTTTTTTGTAATATCAAACTTAAACAGCACGATCGTAATATCGGCCATCAATTTGTTAGTGATATTATGAAAATAGAAGAAGTTGTGGAATGTTACAATATTTCAGGAGATTACGATTTTTTAATGAAAGTTTCTGCCAAAGATATGAAGCATTATCAGGATTTTGTGTTTAATAAATTAGGATCAGTTGAAAGTATCGGAAGTACCCAAAGTACCTTTGTTATGTCGGAGATAAAAAATATGTATGGATAG